DNA sequence from the Candidatus Bathyarchaeota archaeon genome:
TTGAACCCCCTATAATTGAAGAATGCATCGCTCATCTGGAATGCAAACTAGAGCAAACGTTTACAACAGGCGATCACACCATTTTTGTCGGCAGAGTAGTAGAAGCATATGTAAACGAAGATAGCTTCAAAAGGGAATTTGATATCAAAAAGGCAAAACTCATTTATCATCTTGGCAGAAACAAATTCGCGACGCTCTCACATGAAGTAATTAAGCCGTCTCTCTAGAATTATAACGAATATACTTCACCCAGGTCTAATACAATGACTTCAGGGCTTTCTTCACTAACCTTTTTTACAAACTCGTCAGCTGTCTTGGTGAGCACTGGAAAGGTTTAATAATGCATAGGAATCACGACTTTTGACTTAATCAAGCCCACTGCCTAGGCTGCTTCCTTGGAATTCATTGTGTAATATCCACCTATAGGAAGCAAAGCTACGTCAGGCGCGTAGAGTTCTTCCCTAAATCTCATAGCCCCAAAAAACCCTGTACCTACAGCATGGTAGATAGCTATCTCTTCTCTCTTAAAACAAAACCTGTAGGAACACCTCGGAGGGCCGTGTGGGAAGCTTGGGTCATTGTCATATCGATTCCCTTCACGTTTGCGGTACCTCTTATGTTGAATCCCATGGCTTCTGCAACTCCATTTTCCTTTTCGTAGCTGCATAATTCAGGTGTTCCAACAAACGATGCGTATGTCTGTTTGCAGATTTCAAAGGTACTTCCAACGTGGTCCATGTGATCATGAGTTACACAAGCAATGTTTGCTTCTTTAACATCCGAAGTTTTTATCGCCGCTTTGGGATTGCCATCAAGCCAAGGGTCCATGAAGACAATCTTTTCCGCCAGCTTTATTTCAAAGGTTGCGTGCCCCAACCATCTAATCTTTGCCATATCTAACGTCTCCCATTCCAAAGTCTTTTTACTTTCTTTGAATTTAAAGAGAATAGTGTGCTGATAAACTATGAGTCTCCCAGAAGACATTTTTGAAAAATATGAAGACGCTGGAAAGATTGCCAGAGAAGTACGAGAGAGAATGAGGCGTTTTGTGCGTGTGGGAATGCCTATAATTGAGGTTTGTGAAAGAGCGGAAGGATTAATCCGTGAAAAGGGTGGACAATTAGCTTTTCCATGTAACGTCTCTATCAATGAAGTTGCAGCCCACTATACATCACCACCCAACGATAAAAGTACAATTCCACCGAACTCACTTGTAAAAGTAGATATCGGTGCACACTTAGATGGCTACATTGCAGACACCGCGGTTACAATATGTTTCAATCCAGAACA
Encoded proteins:
- a CDS encoding MBL fold metallo-hydrolase: MAKIRWLGHATFEIKLAEKIVFMDPWLDGNPKAAIKTSDVKEANIACVTHDHMDHVGSTFEICKQTYASFVGTPELCSYEKENGVAEAMGFNIRGTANVKGIDMTMTQASHTALRGVPTGFVLREKR